From a single Acidimicrobiales bacterium genomic region:
- a CDS encoding polyprenyl synthetase family protein, with protein MANPTLHLDLPGMADGLGRTEAELRRVVESDDPFLTQVARHLIDAGGKRVRPALAITASLVVDRTAGVATTDVIRGGVAVELVHQGSLYHDDVMDGAETRRKVQSVNARWGNLEAILAGDYLLARASEIAADLGTEVAGLLASTIAALCEGQIRELRHAFDVDRSEDAYLASIAGKTASLLATAARIGAIVADHPRDIVEAVTDFGHRYGMAFQVVDDLLDVTATDEQLGKPAGNDLVEGTYTLPVIRALCGPAGAELRDLLGGPIDAATRDRARVLVRSDEAIAATRETAIGYLSAARSAVDGLPTNPAVEAMLATCGLLLGRLDPVG; from the coding sequence TCGTCGAATCCGACGATCCCTTCCTGACCCAGGTCGCGAGGCACCTCATCGACGCGGGTGGCAAGCGGGTCCGACCGGCGCTGGCCATAACCGCCTCTCTGGTCGTGGACCGGACCGCCGGGGTGGCCACCACCGACGTGATCCGGGGTGGGGTGGCCGTGGAGCTGGTCCACCAGGGCTCGCTCTACCACGACGACGTCATGGACGGTGCCGAGACCCGCCGGAAGGTCCAGAGCGTGAACGCCCGCTGGGGCAACCTCGAGGCCATCCTGGCCGGCGACTACCTGCTGGCCCGGGCCTCGGAGATCGCCGCCGACCTCGGCACCGAGGTGGCCGGGCTGCTGGCGTCAACCATCGCGGCCCTCTGCGAGGGCCAGATCCGCGAGCTGCGCCACGCCTTCGACGTGGACCGCTCCGAGGACGCCTACCTGGCCTCGATCGCCGGCAAGACGGCCTCGCTGCTGGCCACCGCGGCCCGAATCGGCGCCATCGTCGCCGACCACCCCCGCGACATCGTCGAGGCCGTCACCGACTTCGGCCACCGGTACGGCATGGCCTTCCAGGTGGTCGACGACCTCCTGGACGTGACGGCCACCGACGAGCAGCTGGGAAAGCCGGCTGGCAACGACCTCGTGGAGGGTACCTACACCCTGCCGGTCATCCGGGCCCTCTGCGGCCCGGCGGGTGCCGAACTGCGCGACCTGCTCGGCGGCCCGATCGACGCCGCCACCAGGGATCGGGCGCGGGTCCTGGTCCGGTCCGACGAGGCCATCGCCGCGACCCGGGAGACTGCCATCGGGTACCTGTCAGCCGCCCGTTCGGCGGTGGACGGGCTTCCGACCAACCCGGCGGTGGAGGCAATGCTGGCGACCTGCGGCCTGCTGCTGGGGCGCCTGGACCCGGTCGGCTGA